The sequence below is a genomic window from Pleurocapsa sp. PCC 7327.
GTTTGAAGACAAAGGTCAATACTGGGATGCTTGGAATATCGACCCCAACTATGCTCAACATCCCTTACCGCCCGCACGATTAAAATCTATTGAGTATTTGGAATGCGGCCCCTTGCAGTGGCGAATACGGGTTATCAAACAACTCAATAACTCAGAATTTTGTCAGGATTATGTTCTTCATGCCAACTCGCCTATTCTAAAAATCGCCACAATGGTAAACTGGCAAGAAACCCACGTCCTGGTAAAAGCGGCTTTTCCTTTAAACGTAGAAAGTGACTTCGCAACCTATGAAATTCCCTGTGGGGCTATCAAACGTCCCACCAAGCCTCAAACCCCAGCCGAAAAAGCCAAATGGGAAGTTTATGCCCTGCGCTGGGCAGATTTAGGCGATCGCGAATACGGTGTTAGTCTTCTCAACGATTGTAAATACGGCTACGATAGCCAACCGGTTCAGTTACGCCTCACCTTACTTCGCAGTCCTCAATGGCCCGATCCTAACGCAGATAAAGGCACTCATCAATTTACCTACGCTATCTATCCTCACCAGGGAAGTTGGCAAGCAGCAAAGACAGTTCGTTACGGATATGAGTTGAATGTTCCGCTAACAGTTCTCTCATGCGAACTAGATAACAGGGAAAAGACTCATTCTTTGCCTGCTACGAGTCAGTTATTAGATTTGGATTCAGAAAATCTGATTTTAATGGCATTCAAACAGTCTGAAGACGATCCAAATGCTTGGATTTTACGCTGTTACGAATGCCATGGAAAAACGGTGAAATATTCCCTCAAGGGCGATCTGCAATGGGCAAGCGAGACTCCCGTCGATTTATTAGAACAGCCATTAAAGAAAATATCTGAGATTAATCCTTGGAAGATTGTCAGCTTCAAGCTAAGGCCATCTAAAACCTAACGATCTACTCTGATAGTTGCTTTCTCAACGCTTCTAGGGATGCCCAGCGAGTATCTATGCTAGGTTCGTTTTGAGAATAGGTGGGGACGGCTGGCTGACAATCTTGACTGCATAATTGTCGCAGTGGCAGCAGCAGGGATAGCTGTTCGTACAACCAGGTATCCGGTTCAAAGTAGCCATCAAACGGCAGTGTTTCTGACAAATCTTCCATCGAAATTTCCCGTTCCAAGGGGATAGCTTTATCCTGGTCGGCATTTTTATCAAGCCAGATAATTTCGGAAGTATCGAGAGACAGGCGATGGTTGTACTGCTTCAAACAGCGATCGCAAGTCAACGTCACAATCGTCTCTGCCTTAGCAAAAACTTCTAGAAAATTTCCTCGATGGTTGACTGTCATGCTTCCCCGCACGGGCGTTAAAGTCTCTAAACCGGGAATAAATTCCTGGATCTGTAGCGTCTCTTTTCTCTCTAGCGCTTTGAGGAGTTGCGGAATATAAATAGCTTCCATGGCAAATGAAGGGCAACTATACTCCTATCATAGAAATTTTTCCACCATTATGATAAGTCTTGCTCGATTACTAATAACCAAACGCAGACAAATTCATCCTGATGTTACAGCTGATGTTACAGGTTATCCCAAAAGTATAGAATGTCATGTTGAGCGGAGCGATCGCGAAGCGAAACATCTTCTACCAATTCGCCGATGCTCCTCCACTTCGTGGAAGTCCGCGTCGGTTGGCAATTATCAGTTCGCAATTAGTCAGCAGTTCTGTGTGCGGAGAGTTTTTGACAGTAACTGTACTTGAAGTCCCTTCTCTCCTTGTGGGAGAAGGGATGAGGGGATAAAGATTTATCAGTCAACCAGGATTCTTCGTTACGTTCTCCTGCACTGGGAGTGACAAAATGGACTTTTGGGATGTCCTCTTAGCCGCGCTTGAGCGCCAACGTTAATCCATCGGCAATAGGAACTAGACTCATCGTAACGCGATCGTCTTGATGGATCTTTTGATTTAACCGTCGAATCACTTGGGTTCGATTATCTGTCGCGTTGGGATCGGCTACTTTTCCTCCCCAGAAAACGTTATCGATCGCGATTAGCCCTCCCGGACGCACTAATTGCAAAGCTTGTTCATAATAGTTATCATAATTGCTTTTATCCGCATCAATAAAGGCAAAATCAAAGGTGTTAACTTGTCCTTGAGCGATTAATTGCTCTAAAGTTTCTATCGCGGGAGCAATACGAAGATCGATTTTATGAATTACGCCTGCTTTTTCCCAATAGCGGCGAGCGATCGCCGTGTATTCTTCGCTGATATCGCAGGCAACGATCGTTCCCTCTGGTGGCAGTGCCAAGGCAACTGCTAAAGTACTGTACCCCGTAAATACGCCAACTTCTAAAGTTTTTTTCGCTTCCATCAATTGGACGAGCAATGCCATAAATTGACCTTGTTCGGGAGCGATTTGCATGTTCGCCATTGGATGTTTGGCGGTTTCTTGGCGAAGCTGAGTTAAAATTTCTGGCTCTCGCAAAGCAATCGATCGGAAATATTCATAAAGATTGCGTTCGATTCCAAGAGTTTTATTAGCCATTTTTCATTTCTCAATCGACAAGTAATAGAATCAAGGTCCAATCCCGGTCAATCCAATTTGCAATTCCCAATTATTAATTCACTCAATTCACAATTACCATCAGTTTAATATGAAATCGATGCTCTGACGGTGGAACGACTTCACAGAAAACGAAATTGGAGCGAGCGATCGACTTAGTTGAGAACACCGAAGTCACGTACAAACAAAGTCATTTTGGCTTGGTTTGGGCAGCCGATTTTTTTGGATTGGAGTCTCGTTCGGGATTTTAGAGAAAATCTCAGCATAAACACTGAGATCGTAAAGTTGCATTCTCAAGATTTCAGTGAAATGCCGATAGTACCAAGGGGGTCAGATGCGGACAATAAGGATTAGTTAAATAAATCAATTGCTGCATCTCAAACACTAGGACTCATGACCACTCAGTCTTCTACTATTCGTAACATTGAACTTTTGAGCGCCTACTCTCGCAACCCTTCCTTAAAACTTCGCAACAAACTGGTAGAGTTAAACGCCGGACTGGTACGCCAAGTTGCCCACCGTCTCAGCAAGCAATGCACCGAATCTTACGAAGATTTAGTCCAAATTGGTTTTATCGGTCTCATTCGTGCGATCGAGCGGTTTAATCCCCAACAAGGTTGCGCGTTCAGTTCTTTTGCCATTCCTTACATAAGAGGCGAAATTCTTCACTATCTGCGGGATAAAGGTCATATCATGCGCATTCCTCGCCGCTGGCAAGAGCTTTATGCTAAAGGAAAAACCTTGCGCAAGGAATTGACGCTTTCTCTGGGACGCTCGCCTAGAGAAAGCGAAGTAGCCAAAGCTCTCGGCGTTTCTCTCCAAGAGTGGCATGAGTGTCAGCTAGCCCAACAAAATCGCTTGCTGGTTAGTTTAGATGCTACTATCGGTCAATCGACAGATTCCCAAATTACCTTCGGCGATACTTTACCCGATCCTCGCTGTCAAGCTGAGGCAGCGATCGCAGAAGAACGCCTGCAACTGCAAAGAGCGATGAATCAGCTTGAGGACAAAACCAAAGCAGCAATCGAATGTGTGTTTTTACGGGATTTACCTCGCAAAGAAGCAGCCAAGCAAATTGGGATCAGTCCCATGACGGTAACGCGCCACTTACAAAAAGGAATCGATCGGTTGGGAGTCCTATTACAACCTCAAGCAGCATAGATTTATCCTCTAGAGCCGATAATCTATAAGCAGCAATATTTCGGGCGAGCAAAGACCAAAGATTTTGCTCGCCTTTTATTATTTGTATAAAAGTACCAGTCTAGGAAGAAGTTTTTAATCGAACTGGAGAATATCTATGTCTGGAAAACGAATCCTTATGGTCGTCGGCGATTTTGTCGAAGACTACGAAGTTATGGTTCCCTTCCAAGCCTTACAAATGGTCGGTCATACCGTCCATGCCATTTGTCCTGGCAAGAAAGCCGGCGAAAAAGTTCGCACTGCCGTCCACGACTTTGAAGGCGATCAAACCTACTCTGAAAAACCCGGTCATTACTTTACCCTCAATGCCACCTTTGATGAGGTGCGAGCCGAAGATTACGATGCACTGGTCATTCCCGGCGGACGAGCGCCAGAATACATTCGCTTGAATGCAACGGTTATCGAAATGGTGCAACATTTTGCTCGCGCTAATAAACCGATTGCCGCGATTTGTCATGGCGCTCAACTTCTTGCGGCAGCCGACGTGCTGCAAGGAAAGCGATGCTCTGCTTATCCTGCTTGCAGTCCAGATGTCGTCCGCGCGGGGGGACAATACATAAATATCCCAGTCGATGAAGCCATTGTCGATGGTAACTTGGTTACGGCTCCAGCTTGGCCCGCTCATCCTCGCTGGCTGGCAGAATTTCTCAAGCTATTGGGAACGAAAATCGAGCATTTAGCTATGGCTGGTGTTTAAAGGAGTCAATCATCCGATCGATCGCCTTGATTAAAAACCCTCTGTTTTTGTAGGGAGAGTTCGCGAATTCTCCCTACAGAGTTAGAATTAAGGTGGTATCGGCGATCGCCGTTTGTTGATTTAGTTTTGTAAATAAAAATCCCGATCTAGATACAATTTTAAGCTTTATTCCAGAGTGTCGTAGGATACATCTGACTCTTGTTAAGATGAAGAATCTATCAATATAGCTCTTGAAGTTGTTATGAATCAATCAGTTGTTGCTGTTATTGACGGTACTAAAGCTCGTTTCTTTATCCTAGAACAAGCAGAAGTACCAGAATATCAGTCGGGTCCCAACTTGGTAGAAAAAGATAGCCTTGCCAATACAGCTAACGAATTGCACGGGAAAGACCTCTGGTCAACGACTAAGACGGGACGCAATCGCGGTGCTGCCGGACAAGCTCACGGCTACGACGACCACCGTCAAAATCATTTGAATGAGTTCGAGCGCAGCTTTGCTAAGGAGATTGTGAATAAGATAGTCGAATTGACGCAAGCTTATCACGCTCAAAAGCTTCTTTTGGTTGCCGAGCCTCAAATTTTAGGACTGTTACGAGAAGCTATTGCGCCGCACCTCCCCAAACACCTCAAGATTCAAGAATTGGCGAAAGATTTGTGCAAATTGAAACCCTTAGAACTTCACCAATATCTGGCAGATAAAGAATTGCTCCCAGCCCGCAAAATTGTGTCCCGATAATTAAATCGTAGGAGTCAGAATTCAGAAAAAATTGCTTTTATCTTCTCTTCAGATTTTCTGGCTCCCGTAATCTGAGGAAAAAACACGACAAACATTGCCAAAATAGTTTTTAGCGTCGGCGATCGCTCGCCCAAACTAAAGAAGGGATAGGTTAGCTTATCCGACGTTCCCGATTAAGTGATAATCTAAAAGATGGCAAATTTCACATTTCGTAAAACTCTTGCCCATAGCCTAAATTATAAGCTAACCACCAAGTAGACATAAGCATGGTAGCCACAACAGAAAAAACCGTAGGCAAAATCACCCAAATTATCGGTCCGGTCATTGATGCCGAGTTTCCTAGCGGCAAGCTTCCCCGGATTTACAATGCTTTAAAAGTTCAAGGGAAAAACTCAGCAGGACAAGATGTTTCCGTCACTTGCGAAGTCCAGCAATTATTGGGCGATAATCAAGTTCGAGCCGTTGCAATGAGCAGTACCGACGGCTTGGTGCGAGGTATGGACATTAGCGATACGGGCGCTCCCATTAGCGTTCCAGTCGGAAAAGCTACTCTGGGTCGAATTTTCAACGTTTTAGGCGAACCCGTCGATGAAAAGGGTCCCGTTGAAGTTACCGAAACTTTCCCCATCCATCGACCCGCTCCCAAATTAGTCGATCTGGAGACTAAGCCCAAAGTTTTCGAGACTGGGATCAAGGTGATCGACTTGCTCACTCCCTATCGTCAGGGTGGCAAAATCGGTCTGTTTGGCGGTGCTGGCGTAGGTAAAACCGTCATCATGATGGAGTTGATCAACAACATCGCCATTCAACACGGCGGCGTATCCGTATTCGGCGGGGTAGGCGAGCGCACCCGCGAGGGAAATGACCTA
It includes:
- a CDS encoding DUF177 domain-containing protein, yielding MEAIYIPQLLKALERKETLQIQEFIPGLETLTPVRGSMTVNHRGNFLEVFAKAETIVTLTCDRCLKQYNHRLSLDTSEIIWLDKNADQDKAIPLEREISMEDLSETLPFDGYFEPDTWLYEQLSLLLPLRQLCSQDCQPAVPTYSQNEPSIDTRWASLEALRKQLSE
- a CDS encoding class I SAM-dependent methyltransferase, whose amino-acid sequence is MANKTLGIERNLYEYFRSIALREPEILTQLRQETAKHPMANMQIAPEQGQFMALLVQLMEAKKTLEVGVFTGYSTLAVALALPPEGTIVACDISEEYTAIARRYWEKAGVIHKIDLRIAPAIETLEQLIAQGQVNTFDFAFIDADKSNYDNYYEQALQLVRPGGLIAIDNVFWGGKVADPNATDNRTQVIRRLNQKIHQDDRVTMSLVPIADGLTLALKRG
- a CDS encoding RNA polymerase sigma factor SigF, whose translation is MTTQSSTIRNIELLSAYSRNPSLKLRNKLVELNAGLVRQVAHRLSKQCTESYEDLVQIGFIGLIRAIERFNPQQGCAFSSFAIPYIRGEILHYLRDKGHIMRIPRRWQELYAKGKTLRKELTLSLGRSPRESEVAKALGVSLQEWHECQLAQQNRLLVSLDATIGQSTDSQITFGDTLPDPRCQAEAAIAEERLQLQRAMNQLEDKTKAAIECVFLRDLPRKEAAKQIGISPMTVTRHLQKGIDRLGVLLQPQAA
- a CDS encoding DJ-1/PfpI family protein, translating into MSGKRILMVVGDFVEDYEVMVPFQALQMVGHTVHAICPGKKAGEKVRTAVHDFEGDQTYSEKPGHYFTLNATFDEVRAEDYDALVIPGGRAPEYIRLNATVIEMVQHFARANKPIAAICHGAQLLAAADVLQGKRCSAYPACSPDVVRAGGQYINIPVDEAIVDGNLVTAPAWPAHPRWLAEFLKLLGTKIEHLAMAGV
- a CDS encoding host attachment protein, with amino-acid sequence MNQSVVAVIDGTKARFFILEQAEVPEYQSGPNLVEKDSLANTANELHGKDLWSTTKTGRNRGAAGQAHGYDDHRQNHLNEFERSFAKEIVNKIVELTQAYHAQKLLLVAEPQILGLLREAIAPHLPKHLKIQELAKDLCKLKPLELHQYLADKELLPARKIVSR